A region of Paenibacillus thiaminolyticus DNA encodes the following proteins:
- a CDS encoding sulfurtransferase produces the protein MSGPILVSKQWLLARMYEPDLVIVDCRFDLGRPEAGREDYTSSHIPGAIYLDLNTDLSASVEAHGGRHPLPDPDVLAERLGRAGISNGSRVVAYDDQGGMYASRLWWMLRWLGHDAVHVMEEGFTAWKDAGYPVTDAHQVIVPASFVPEVRTEMLARMEEVREKLDRPDVLLVDSRDAARYRGETEPIDAKAGHIPGAINQFWKDNVDERGAWKPEGQRREQLAAIVDALEAGREVIVYCGSGVSACPNVLALHELGCPQVRLYAGSWSDWISYEDNPVATGEK, from the coding sequence ATGAGTGGACCAATTCTCGTATCCAAGCAATGGCTGTTAGCCCGCATGTATGAGCCCGATCTCGTGATCGTCGATTGCCGCTTTGACCTCGGCCGGCCTGAGGCCGGGAGAGAAGACTATACTTCCTCCCATATCCCGGGCGCCATCTATCTTGATCTGAACACGGACCTGTCGGCATCGGTCGAAGCCCATGGCGGCCGCCATCCGCTGCCTGATCCGGACGTGCTGGCGGAACGGCTCGGCCGGGCCGGCATCAGTAACGGCAGCCGGGTCGTTGCTTATGATGATCAGGGCGGGATGTATGCCTCGCGGCTGTGGTGGATGCTGCGCTGGCTCGGTCATGACGCCGTCCATGTGATGGAGGAGGGCTTCACGGCGTGGAAGGACGCCGGCTACCCGGTTACCGACGCGCACCAGGTTATCGTGCCGGCATCCTTCGTCCCGGAGGTTCGCACAGAGATGCTGGCGCGCATGGAGGAGGTCCGGGAGAAGCTGGACCGGCCGGATGTGCTGCTCGTCGATTCGCGCGACGCGGCACGCTATCGGGGCGAGACCGAGCCAATCGATGCGAAGGCAGGACATATTCCCGGGGCGATTAATCAATTCTGGAAGGATAATGTCGATGAGCGCGGCGCCTGGAAGCCGGAAGGGCAGCGCCGGGAGCAACTCGCTGCTATCGTGGATGCGCTGGAAGCCGGGCGCGAGGTCATCGTCTACTGCGGCTCCGGGGTCAGCGCCTGTCCGAATGTGCTGGCGCTGCATGAGCTCGGCTGCCCGCAAGTCCGCTTGTATGCAGGGAGCTGGAGCGATTGGATTAGCTATGAGGACAACCCGGTGGCGACGGGGGAAAAATAG